The region GCTCAACAACTTGGAGCCTCTTACTCTTCACAGAATTTACGAGCATCGGCTGCATACCCTCCTCGCCGTCTGCCGCACTCAGCAAGCTCAGTGTCTCTCCTGCTTCCCCAGAGCGCGAGCTACCATAGTTTTGGCCATGGAAGCAGGGTACGGAGCAGTGGTACATGGACCACCAGCAGCGGCGAACTCGGGCTCCTGAGCAATGCGGACGAGGTAGATGATAGAGATGTGTTTGTCCAGGAATACAACAGACTGGCCAAGAAGGTGAGCTGATTTGATCAATGTCAAGGAGGATACCGGCTTTTTGATGATGGCTGACCTGGCACACAGCATGGAGTGAGACAGTTGGTTAGCGAAGATTTCGATGCCCATCAGCGCGTAGGTCTTCAATAATACATCTGAGTGAGATGTTTCCTGACTAACAGATAGTCACAGGGCGATGTGGCGCGAGCTTCCGAAAAACGCAGTTGGCTATCAAGAATTCTTCGATCAAGTCCTAGTCGATACCCTCAGAATTCTCCAACCTCGCCGCCGCCCCTGCGCCAAGTTCGGCACAAACGCAGTGTTTCCGAATTTGCACACATAATACATTGCAGAAGAGATAACCCCAAAATCATCGACATCCAGAATATGGTACGGCTGAGCGGAAAAAGTATGCTCTATCTTCCTCAAGAGTACTCGCCGTGCTCTCTAATACTGCCTACCTGTATTAGAGCAACGGCACAATACCTAGCCCAGAACGTCGCAACTCGAGGAATATTCCGCGTTCCGGGATCGTCCAAAGTGATAAGTGCCCTGTTTGACTATTACTGTTTTGAGAACGGAAATCCCAATATATCGAGCACTGTACGTTGTGCTACATTACCTGTGCACATACAGTATTCCGTTCATGACGTGGCATCTACGTTCAAGCGATTACTTTCTGTGCTTCCTGGGGGCATCCTCGGATCTCTAGCTCTGCTGGACGCCTTTATTGCTATTCACTCGCAGTTAAATGGAGAACCAGAGTACCCACGGACGAAGCAAACCAAAGTTAGGGCGCGACTGATTGCATTGGCAATTGGCACCATCAAGTCGCAATACCGGAGAGAGATGATTTGTGCCGTGTTTGGCTTGCTGAGTCTTATTGGACGAGTTGCAGAAGTTACTCCccgagaagatgaagataGTAGACCTCTTCCAACGGCAGACTTGATGGGGTATAGTGCACTAGGAATTGTGTTTGGACCATTGCTGGTCGGCGATTTGCTCGACCAGTATACGATGAAGGTGGTCACACCAAGTTCCGGAATGTTGGTGTTTCCACTGAGTCCACCGCGATTTCGAAAGGACCGTCGCAGATCGGCGCAGATCGATGTCAAGACGGCAGGGTCTCCTACTGTGGACAAGATACTGGttgccaacaacatgacGGAAATGCTCATTGCAAACTGGAGAGACGTAGTCCGCCAGATGAAGTCTCTTGGGACACACTGTCGAAAGGATACATCTACTGTGGAGCTGGCTGGTGAGATCGAACAGCTTTCACCCCAACAGGGTTTCAATTTGAGAGACTCGTGGAATTTAGATGAAGGAAAGGATAAAATAACGGAGTTGACAGAGGGACGAGCGCGTAAAGATCCCGAAACCCCCACAAGGGGAAACAGGAAACGGCGCTTGAAGGCATTAAGACGAGCGACCTCCCAGAGGCTGATACCAAAGATGAGTATTGCTACATTAAGTCCCACGAAGGAAGAGAGTTTCGGAGATGATGGATCGAGTGACGATAACGAAACTGATCAGAAACGGGAGACTGTCCTTGAACGACTACATAAAGCTGAACAAAACAGACAGATTGGCGAGGCTAAAGGGGTAGACATTTCTGACAACATCACACAAAAGGCGGTAGAAAACGAACTACCAAGCAGCACGCAATGCACTAACGAGGAAGACAATTTTGCTTCAAACGACCAGATCTGTCCAGGGGTAGCACAAGTATATCTGGAAAGTGTTCCGCCGAGAGAATCGTCGAAGAATATTTCTTCACATGATGGCACTGATGGATCTTTCTCGCGACCGGCATCGCAGGCGGGTGTAAACTCACCTGGGCGAATGAACGACCCCAGGCTGGACTCGAGTCTCTCAGACACAAACCCAACAAACCGCAAACACTCACTGGTTACCGGTGTTGAGGCTGAAATAACGAAACCCGCTCATGGATGCATGAGTCCGGTGTCAACATTGTTAGTCGCTTCTCAAGTCATGCCTAAAGGAGGAATCAGGGTTGTTGAAGGAAGTCCTGCTCAGCCCGGGAACCAGAATGACGGCTTGCAGCGATCAATGCAACCCGGTTTGCATACGTCGCACACatatcaagaccaaggtATTCAGTGTGACATGTTTCCAGGAGATGAACGCAGGCACTCCATTGACGTCACCCCTGAACGGTTCTATTCATTCAAAGAGGCACCGGAAATCGAGCTTGGGGATCTTGTTGGCAGCGAACAACaacatcggcatcagcagaAACAAGCAATGGTATTGCATCAACCAAGGCTATCAAGATCATATGAGCACTTCAGAAGTCAAACAACAATTACCTTGCAGTCACCAACTGACTCAACCGAGTCCAAAGGCCTAACGAAGCATGGGTCCGTCAAGGCAATGGCGGCAATGTTTGAAACCCAGGCGGGAGGTCCCGGGTCACCAGGCTTCACAGACGATCCGATTGCGGCGCGGAACGAAAGGAAGATGCGCTCTCGAGATAGACATTCAAAATCGGATTCGGCATGGACACACCACAACTCTGATTCCTTCCATGATCCCCCACAAGGGAAGTCGGGTGGAGCAAAACCAACGGGACCAGGATTGGAGCTTCATCAGATTGGTATGGGGATGCCAAATGACAGGGACCAGAGATTGTCTTTGGACAGCGATAATGAAGGAAGCTTACAAGAGGCCACCGCCAACTATATCCCATCCCTATTGTTGGGGAATGAAGTAAATGAGGCAGCCTTGAAGGCGGTTCCGAGTTTGGGGACAATGGTACCTTGTCGGGAGCAACCGCCTATCGCACATCACCTCAATTTGGCTCGACCACTCTCTTCGCCATCTCCAATTCAGGTGTCAGAGCCCTACCACGTTCTCGACATGGTTTCCACAACGCAAGCGTCTCGACCTCGAAGTGCTACTGTACTTTACTCTCAAATTCGAAATCTCCAGCGCCAgctgaatgccaagactGAAGAAGCGGCGCAGTTGCGACGACAACTTGAGGCACAAAAGGACTCCGACGTGGGAACTGTCAGCGAACAACTAAGACAGGCAAAGAGAGATGTTGCCACATGGAAAAACAGGGCTGAAACGGCGGAGCGGAGGGTTCAAGTGTTGGACAAGTTTACGGAAAAGCTGAAGCAAATCCGGGACGCCATTGCGGACTCACGTTTTCACAAGTTGGAAGACGAGGGTGGCAACCACCACGAGAAGCCTGGTAGTGCCAGCCCTGGTCTTGAAAAAGCGATAGAGACCTTGAAAATGGTACAACAGCAAGATGGCAATGAGAGTCGTGAGAAGGATGATGGACCTTCAGGGGCTGCTGCTAAGAGGGAGAGAAGTTTGCATGGGCTGTCAGCAACACAAGACGGGACACTGGACTCAAGTAGTACTACAAGGGACGACGGCGGTCAAGAAGACGGACGTAACTGTTTGGCCACACGAATGAGAAAAAGCTCAGAACAAATCTGGGCTGTAGCGGAGGAACTTTTGCAGATGCAAGAGGATGGGTGCGTTTGAGAGAGGACTCAATGGCGGGCCGGCTGTGTGAGACGGTAGAAATTATGTACGATAGTGGTATCATAAATGGAATTATGTGTCTACCGAGGACATTACTGGTTATGTCATGTCTAGAATAGTCAATACTCACCATTCATCCTTGTGTGCTGGAGGTGTGGATCAGCGAGGGCAATTGTAATGCTACAACTCACAGCATCGCCTCGTCACGGAGCTCGTTGTGTACAAAGAATCTCGGTAACTAACTAAAACACCAGTTTAAAGGGTGGTTTCGGCGGTTTCCCGAGTTCAGTTCCGTCGTAAGGTCACCAACTGACTCTCGGCGGCCGAGGAGTCCGCAAGCACCGAGATGACATTGACGATCGACTACATGGTGGGCATCCATGTTTAGTGCAATGCAATATAAATCAAGGTGTAATTGAAGAGTTCGACCCTTTCTACCTGTAATATTGGAAGAGAAATGTACAGATATGGCTAAGTTTGCGCTACGGAGTCCACCGACCGGCGGGTTATCCGGATAGTTGGGGCGGTGCAAACCACAGCACTCCGCATCTTTGTTCCCCGAATTTTGTACCTGTGATTGGGTATCAAGTGTAATGATGGGGTGAATCCGGTTCTTGTTGCGGAATCTAGTCGATCTGATCGACGGGTATGATCTCGGGGCGGCCGTGGCTGGATTTAGTACGTAAAGGATGTACAGTGGTGACGTCTTTTTGTTACAAGAAATAGATATAAGGGTTGTGAAATGCCGTGAATGTTTATGGAGGAATGGGTGGTAAAAAAAGTACGAAAATGAAAGTCTTTTACATATCGGTGCTGTTGGCCCTCGGCGCGAGTGCTCGTCAAAACTCAAACTTTAATGTCACACCTGAATATGCGGAATCACACGACTGCGGCAGCAAGTGTCAGCAGATTCTGGATCTGACCAACAGAGCGGACCTCGATTCTGTAGGGCACGACTTTTCATTCGACTTTTTCGCTACGGCTGCCAACTTTTCTACTGCCACTCAGCCAGGTGATGTGCTTAAAGTTGAGGCCCTGAACGTTTCGAACCTCGACGTCGACTCAGGAACGACCGTGTACAGGATTCAGTATGCCTCTAGGGATCTAGATGGGGAAACGGTGCCGGCAACAGGGTTCATTGCGTTTCCGTATACGCCGCATTTTGCGGGTGGAAGTGCAGGAAATGGAACGAGGTATAAACTTGCGGCGTATGCTCACGGCACGATTGGCTTGTTTGAAGGATGCGCGCCGTCTAATAGCCCCAACTTGTACGACTATAATACATGGAAGGCCGCTGTGCAGAGGGGGTATGCGGTCGTGGCGACGGACTATGCTGGTCTGGGGAATAACTTTACGTCGCACAAGTATTTGACGCTGCCGGCGCAGGTGCACGATGTGTATTACtcggtggtggcggcgcgGAAGATATTTGGTGAGGCTTTGACGGGCGAATGGGTGTCGTTTGGGCATTCACAGGGGGGAGGGACGGTTTGGAAACTCGCTGAGAGTGAGTATGTGAGGAATGATGCGAGGTATTTGGGTACGGTTGCACTTGCGCCGGCTACGTATATCATCGATATGCTGATGGGGAAGTATGGCGAGGTGGATTTTTCGGGATACTTGTCCTTTTTGCCTATTGCTGCGGAGAGGGCATTGCCGGGGTACAATGCCTCGTTTCTGTCTGATGTCATGAGAAAGAGGATCGAGTTGGCTACAAAGGCACAGCTGTGTATTGCGGGTATGCTTGCTCTGCCGGCGGACTTGAACAAGACGCAGATTGTTTCGCCGGATGGACTGGCCAAGGATAAGGATAGGTTACATGAGTGGCAGAGGATGCTTTCTCCGGCACAAGGGGATAGATCTTCTGCgccggtgttggtggtgcaggGTTTGAACGATACGTCTGTTTTGCCCAACACGACTGTCCAGGCGTGGGATGCGGCGTGCGGGTTTGGAAACGAGGTTCATCTGAGATTGTATCCGGGACAGGAACATTCTCCGCTGATGGAGGCCTCGGCGCCAGAATGGCTAGGCTGGTTGGACGAACTGTTTGGTAGTGTTGGCAAGGTTCGGCAGAGGCAAAAGTGCACCTCGTTAACTAGGCGGCCGTTTAGCAATACCTTTGTCAAGCAACCTGCTGAAGGCGGAAGGGACTTCTTGAAAGCCTTGAAGAGTATATTGCGGGAGTGAGGGTTTCGGACATCGGGTTTGGAGGTGGTTTCCGCGGAACGGAATCCCGCCGTTGATGGGTTTGCGATGCGCATAGGAACATGCAAGTATTGTATTTGTCTCGGCTGGAAATTATAGCTTCAAGTACTATGTTCAAtgcaaaggcaaaaggcgGTTCACTATCTCCTGAGGTTGCAATGCAGGCAGTTAGTGCCGTATACTCGCACAAGATTCTGGTTTATGCGTCACAACAGCTTCCATTTTAGTGTGACGATGGGAACCCCCATTCAGCCCCAAACCTAGGATCACAATCACATCCTTGGCGCGCGACTGACGGAGAGGAATTCTAGATCGTGAGGAACCCACGCCAGTCCAGGGGCGTCCCATGCTTAATATATAATGGTTGTGGAACATGGGCTAGAATGATACACAAAGAATAGGGTGGGGGCAGAATGAGTGAATGCAAGTCCTATAAGGCGAATCTGGCTGCCGTTTTAGGCAAGAAGTCGAAAAGCGCATATTTCTAATTTTGGATCGTGCAGAGTGTGCGGATTCTGCTGCCATGGACCCCATGACCAGCACCCGAGGAGATAGATGTGTGAGATGATGACGGAATTTGCAAGTGACATTGGAACAGTCAAGTATCCTGTGGCTCCACGTAGTCAACGGAGAAGCCCAGTACCAGACCCAATAAGTAGTCGCATTTGTGCCTAGATCCGGCAGGTCTGGGATTTGATGCAGAGGATCCATGTTTAACAAACAAGCTTAATTTTTTATCCAGCGCCGCAGGCCTTGGCTTAGATGATCGGCGGCCGTTGAGACCCGTACATAAAATTAAACTTGGCGACAGCAGTTAGCAGGTATTTCGCATGACTCGAGAGTCGCTAGGTTTGCCGTAAGTaacatggcaacatggccatggcgttgTTGAGTTGCAGCAATGTCCATAATAAGCATTCGATGGTTTGCCATCTGGGAACGAACCTCACGCCGTAACCGCCAGAGTAACTTTCCCCGCAAAATGGACCTGACAATCTGGGGAATCGCGCCAGATTAGGTTGGAGAGCTGGAGTAGGCACGAGCTGCGTATACTCTAGCAATGGGTGTGCTCCTCTTTGGTTGACCTATTACTCCGTGGTGAGTGTGTCAAAGCGATGCTGTATCGGGAAGGTTGCTCATCATCAATGGCCACGCACCACCTGCTTATCTTGGATCTAGTTGGAATCGTGTGCGACAATTCGCTAGTGTACATACTGTAGATAGATAGCGACAATTCATTGCATCTCGTCtgacttggcaatggcgtAGGTCTGCTTGGCATCGTTCGGTATTAATCATGGGGCTCGCTCTGACCACTCCCTTCCCGAAACGACCAGAAATAGCATATAAGGCCAGCGCTGTTTCCGTAAAGAGGATGCGCAAAGAGCAGCACCAGTCGAGGCGTACTCGTTTTGTCCTTCTTGAAACAATTGCGTGAATCCTTAAAGCGACTGTAGTCATGAAGCTGGTTGCAGTTTTTGCCTCCTTGTTAGCCACGGCGGCAGCCATGCCGGCCGAAGGCAAGGTGTCGTATGACGGCTACAAGGTCTTTCGGGTCCCAGTCATGGAAAATGATGTCCCTTATCTCCAGAGCCTTATTCAACGGTTGAATCTCAGCACTTGGAAGGCACCCAAGAGAGGTGCATTTTCCGATATTCAAGTTGCGCCTAGCCAACTTGGAGCTTTTGAGAGGGCCATGAGAGGACGCAGCTTTGAAGTTATGCACGAAGACCTCGGCGCATCGATTGCTGATGAAGGCAACTTCCAAGCATATGCAGGTAAATCATGCTCGCCCCCAGTCGTCGTTCGAGTTGTCGGAATAAGAGACGCATCTGCTAATGCATCTGAGCGGAACAACAGCCGGCTCAGCCAATGACACCTATTTTCAGTCATTTCACTCTTACAATGACCACTTGCAGTGGATGAGAGATATGGCAGCTCAATACTCCAGCAACGTCAAAGTCGTTACCTCTGGAACAACGGGCGAGGGCAACACCATCACTGGTCTGCACATTTTCGGGAGTTCTGGTGGCGGTGCGAAGCCAGCAGTCGTTTTTCATGGCACCGTCCACGCCCGAGAATGGATTGTCGCCATGGTCAGTTTTCTGTTATGCATTTCAATTTCACACTGAAAGATAAACCAGGCTAACAGACCATCCTCGGAAGACTCTTGAGTACATATCTAAAGAACTCATCACCAAGTATCCTACCGATAGTGCCATCAAGGCTGTTGTTGACAAGTATGACTTTTACATATTCCCGATTGTCAACGTTGATGGTAAGTTGTCCCTTGTGGTGGCTAATCCTGGAATCGTTCATTCTGTGTGTGTCTGTGAAATATGTAAAGCCTCGCACGTTCTAATGCGTCTCACATGCAGGCTTCAAGTACTCCCAAACGACAGACCGTATGTGGAGAAAGAATCGTGGTCGCAACCAAGGGTCGACTTGTGTCGGTACTGACAACAACCGAAACTGGCCACACAAGTGGGATGGTCCTGGTTCATCGACGAGCCCTTGCAGTGAGACCTACCGTGGCGCGTCAGCAGGCAACACGCCAGAGGTGAAATCGTACGTATCGTCCCTCcagaagatcaagcagagCCAGGGTATCAAATTGTACATTGACTGGCACTCGTTCGGCCAGTATTTCATGACGCGTAAGTTTTCCCCATTACAAGAAGAAATCCGGTAGATATGCGCCTCTGTCAATAACCACTAACACGGATGAAATTCACCTTTGCATAGCGTATGGCTACTCCTGCAGCTTGGTGCCGCCAAACAACAACGACTTACAATCCCTTGCAAAAGGCGCTTCAGCTGCTATTCAACGCATCCATGGAAAAGCCTTTAGATTTGGTCCAGTTTGCAACACGATTTACCAGGTTGCTGGTGGCTCGGTGGATTGGGCCCAGGATGTCCTCAAAGCCGACAATGTCTTCACAATAGAGCTTCGTGACACAGGCCGGTACGGGTTCATCGCGCCACCGGCGGAGATTGTACCCTCCGGACAGGAGAGTTTTGCCGGTGCCATGTATCTTTTCCAGAACATGAAATAGAGCCGAGTTCCTGTTTCATATCGAGCTTATGTGTCAGCGATGGAGTGGTCGGCAGGTCCATCCATTCTGAAAACCACGATGCAGGGCCACATGTATTTGCTACGATGAAAATAGTAGGCGCAAAATATTGAAGAAAAGCAGCCATCTTGTCCAATGTGCCTGTATTTGAAGCCTTACTAGGTGAGCTCCGAGAACCTCGTGGTCGATGGTGGCATTTTTCGAACGCAGCCAAAACGGTCGACTGGAGTTCGTGCGGTACTAATATCGAATAGGTATCCCCTAGAACGATCGTGCGTAGTTTAAATTCCTGCAACTTTTGTTAGTACGAACAGTGACGACGCTTCGTAGCTCAACAACTGCGCAGTTAGAAGCGAGCAAGTCATGTTGCACAAAGTGGTAGCACAGTCGGTTCACTCGTTGATGCTCAAAACGTAAACAATTTTTTGTTGAATTAGGGCATTGCGCCTGGATATTTAATTTTCAGAGACAAAAATTGCCTTGTGCCGATGTGTGGCTTCAACCACTGCGCTACAAAGTCCAAAATCTATGCCGAGTTGTCAGCACAACGCCAAGCTGAAGAGGTCGAAGGGTCCATGGTGTAGCTTACCAACATCACTGCCTAGATCCCGAGAGCTGAGTACCTTTATCGACAGATCTGGGTTGACTTTTCCAATAACCTGGACGGCATTCCCGTTGGTGAGGTGCGCATCCTGAGGCATGATTAGTCCAATGAGCTAAATTTGACTCTGTGCATTCGTCAAAGACGGTTTGGAATCGGCCAGCGTACCCTGTTCAGGACCACAGTCACGATGCCGTCGGAATCAATGGTGGCCTGATCACCTCGCAGCTGTGTCACCTTGCCCACAATTGTGACGAGTCGACCAACGAAGCTGTCCAAGTAGGCGGCTGTGATTCGAGGAGAGGATAACTGCTCGGACATTTTGACGGGTTGAAAGGGGAGCGGATTGAACTTGAAGGTAAAATCAAGCGAGTGGGATAGCAGTTTAAGCAATCAACTGCAGTTCGTAATGCGCAGAATCCGAATAGAAGAATGCCTCGCCTTGGTCTGATCGGTGTTGAATTCGGCAACAAGCGCGACTAAGGACGCGTCTTGAACTACACGGTGTCACGTGATGCAGCGATCACCTCTTACCCGGA is a window of Pochonia chlamydosporia 170 chromosome 5, whole genome shotgun sequence DNA encoding:
- a CDS encoding GTPase activating protein Rga6 (similar to Metarhizium acridum CQMa 102 XP_007815077.1), which translates into the protein MAQQLGASYSSQNLRASAAYPPRRLPHSASSVSLLLPQSASYHSFGHGSRVRSSGTWTTSSGELGLLSNADEVDDRDVFVQEYNRLAKKHGVRQLVSEDFDAHQRGDVARASEKRSWLSRILRSSPSRYPQNSPTSPPPLRQVRHKRSVSEFAHIIHCRRDNPKIIDIQNMVRLSGKSMLYLPQEYSPCSLILPTCIRATAQYLAQNVATRGIFRVPGSSKVISALFDYYCFENGNPNISSTVRCATLPVHIQYSVHDVASTFKRLLSVLPGGILGSLALLDAFIAIHSQLNGEPEYPRTKQTKVRARLIALAIGTIKSQYRREMICAVFGLLSLIGRVAEVTPREDEDSRPLPTADLMGYSALGIVFGPLLVGDLLDQYTMKVVTPSSGMLVFPLSPPRFRKDRRRSAQIDVKTAGSPTVDKILVANNMTEMLIANWRDVVRQMKSLGTHCRKDTSTVELAGEIEQLSPQQGFNLRDSWNLDEGKDKITELTEGRARKDPETPTRGNRKRRLKALRRATSQRLIPKMSIATLSPTKEESFGDDGSSDDNETDQKRETVLERLHKAEQNRQIGEAKGVDISDNITQKAVENELPSSTQCTNEEDNFASNDQICPGVAQVYLESVPPRESSKNISSHDGTDGSFSRPASQAGVNSPGRMNDPRLDSSLSDTNPTNRKHSLVTGVEAEITKPAHGCMSPVSTLLVASQVMPKGGIRVVEGSPAQPGNQNDGLQRSMQPGLHTSHTYQDQGIQCDMFPGDERRHSIDVTPERFYSFKEAPEIELGDLVGSEQQHRHQQKQAMVLHQPRLSRSYEHFRSQTTITLQSPTDSTESKGLTKHGSVKAMAAMFETQAGGPGSPGFTDDPIAARNERKMRSRDRHSKSDSAWTHHNSDSFHDPPQGKSGGAKPTGPGLELHQIGMGMPNDRDQRLSLDSDNEGSLQEATANYIPSLLLGNEVNEAALKAVPSLGTMVPCREQPPIAHHLNLARPLSSPSPIQVSEPYHVLDMVSTTQASRPRSATVLYSQIRNLQRQLNAKTEEAAQLRRQLEAQKDSDVGTVSEQLRQAKRDVATWKNRAETAERRVQVLDKFTEKLKQIRDAIADSRFHKLEDEGGNHHEKPGSASPGLEKAIETLKMVQQQDGNESREKDDGPSGAAAKRERSLHGLSATQDGTLDSSSTTRDDGGQEDGRNCLATRMRKSSEQIWAVAEELLQMQEDGCV
- a CDS encoding prolyl aminopeptidase (secreted protein) (similar to Metarhizium robertsii ARSEF 23 XP_007817523.1); this translates as MKVFYISVLLALGASARQNSNFNVTPEYAESHDCGSKCQQILDLTNRADLDSVGHDFSFDFFATAANFSTATQPGDVLKVEALNVSNLDVDSGTTVYRIQYASRDLDGETVPATGFIAFPYTPHFAGGSAGNGTRYKLAAYAHGTIGLFEGCAPSNSPNLYDYNTWKAAVQRGYAVVATDYAGLGNNFTSHKYLTLPAQVHDVYYSVVAARKIFGEALTGEWVSFGHSQGGGTVWKLAESEYVRNDARYLGTVALAPATYIIDMLMGKYGEVDFSGYLSFLPIAAERALPGYNASFLSDVMRKRIELATKAQLCIAGMLALPADLNKTQIVSPDGLAKDKDRLHEWQRMLSPAQGDRSSAPVLVVQGLNDTSVLPNTTVQAWDAACGFGNEVHLRLYPGQEHSPLMEASAPEWLGWLDELFGSVGKVRQRQKCTSLTRRPFSNTFVKQPAEGGRDFLKALKSILRE
- a CDS encoding carboxypeptidase (similar to Metarhizium acridum CQMa 102 XP_007811531.1); translation: MPAEGKVSYDGYKVFRVPVMENDVPYLQSLIQRLNLSTWKAPKRGAFSDIQVAPSQLGAFERAMRGRSFEVMHEDLGASIADEGNFQAYAAGSANDTYFQSFHSYNDHLQWMRDMAAQYSSNVKVVTSGTTGEGNTITGLHIFGSSGGGAKPAVVFHGTVHAREWIVAMTLEYISKELITKYPTDSAIKAVVDKYDFYIFPIVNVDGFKYSQTTDRMWRKNRGRNQGSTCVGTDNNRNWPHKWDGPGSSTSPCSETYRGASAGNTPEVKSYVSSLQKIKQSQGIKLYIDWHSFGQYFMTPYGYSCSLVPPNNNDLQSLAKGASAAIQRIHGKAFRFGPVCNTIYQVAGGSVDWAQDVLKADNVFTIELRDTGRYGFIAPPAEIVPSGQESFAGAMYLFQNMK
- a CDS encoding replication factor A protein 3 (similar to Metarhizium robertsii ARSEF 23 XP_007817521.1); the protein is MSEQLSSPRITAAYLDSFVGRLVTIVGKVTQLRGDQATIDSDGIVTVVLNRDAHLTNGNAVQVIGKVNPDLSIKVLSSRDLGSDVDFGLCSAVVEATHRHKAIFVSEN